The following proteins come from a genomic window of Deltaproteobacteria bacterium CG2_30_66_27:
- a CDS encoding malate dehydrogenase, producing MSRKKITVIGAGNVGATTAQRLAERDFCDVVLVDIVEGMPQGKALDLMQSGPISGYDSKVIGTNGYEETAGSDIVVITSGLARKPGMSRDDLLKVNAGIVKDVTLKAIAKSPQALIIVVSNPLDAMTYVAYKHSKLPADKVVGMAGILDSARFRAFIAMELGVSVRDVTAFVLGGHGDTMVPSTKYTTVAGIPVEDLIPRDRLAQILERTAKGGAEIVSLLKTGSAFYAPSAAIVQMCESIVLDKKMILPCAVLSNGKYDGCDGLFVGLPAKLGAGGVEEVVKFKLGANEAEALKRSAVAVSELCEAVDRLGF from the coding sequence ATGAGCCGGAAAAAGATCACGGTGATCGGCGCGGGAAACGTCGGGGCGACGACCGCGCAGCGGCTGGCCGAGAGGGACTTCTGCGACGTCGTTCTCGTCGACATCGTCGAGGGGATGCCGCAGGGGAAGGCGCTCGACCTGATGCAGTCGGGCCCGATCTCCGGGTATGACAGCAAGGTCATCGGGACGAACGGGTACGAGGAGACGGCCGGGTCCGACATCGTCGTCATCACGTCGGGGCTGGCGCGCAAGCCGGGGATGAGCCGCGACGACCTCCTCAAGGTCAACGCGGGGATCGTGAAGGACGTGACCCTCAAGGCGATCGCCAAGTCTCCCCAGGCGCTGATCATCGTCGTGTCGAATCCACTCGACGCGATGACCTACGTGGCGTACAAGCACAGCAAGCTTCCGGCCGACAAGGTGGTGGGCATGGCGGGGATCCTCGACTCCGCCCGGTTCCGCGCGTTCATCGCCATGGAGTTGGGCGTTTCCGTGCGCGACGTGACGGCCTTCGTCCTCGGCGGACACGGCGACACGATGGTCCCTTCCACCAAGTACACCACCGTGGCCGGCATCCCGGTGGAGGATCTCATCCCCAGGGACCGGCTGGCGCAGATCCTCGAGCGGACGGCGAAGGGCGGCGCGGAGATCGTCTCCCTGCTGAAGACGGGGTCGGCGTTCTACGCCCCCTCGGCCGCGATCGTGCAGATGTGCGAATCGATCGTGCTCGACAAGAAGATGATCCTTCCCTGCGCGGTACTCTCTAACGGAAAGTACGACGGGTGCGACGGGCTCTTCGTCGGTCTGCCCGCCAAGCTCGGCGCCGGCGGGGTCGAGGAGGTCGTCAAGTTCAAGCTGGGCGCGAACGAGGCCGAGGCGTTGAAGCGGTCGGCGGTGGCGGTCAGCGAGCTTTGCGAGGCGGTCGACCGGCTCGGGTTCTAA
- a CDS encoding succinate--CoA ligase subunit beta, protein MNIHEYQAKGILSKYGVAVPNGKVADTPAEAEAIAEEFGTPVVVKAQIHAGGRGKGGGVKLAKTPAEAREHAKKILGMTLVTHQTGPQGKKVKRVLVEQAGRIQRELYLGMVIDRGLSRVVMMASTEGGMEIETVAAKTPGKILKEWVDPAVGLMPFQARKLAFGLGIPAALTGKAVKLMTGLYKAFVATDCSLAEINPLVLTEEGDIVALDAKMNFDGNGLFRHKDIDALRDLDEEDPTETEAARFGLSYISLDGNIGCMVNGAGLAMATMDMIKICGGSPANFLDVGGGATAEAVTNAFRLILSDSKVKAILVNIFGGIMKCDVIAEGVVTAAKTLGLTVPLVVRLEGTNVKRGKEILAASKLNIIPAADMGDAAKKVVLAAAGQAN, encoded by the coding sequence ATGAATATTCACGAGTACCAAGCCAAGGGCATTCTGTCCAAGTACGGCGTGGCCGTCCCGAATGGGAAGGTCGCGGACACCCCGGCGGAAGCCGAGGCGATCGCCGAGGAGTTCGGCACGCCCGTCGTCGTGAAGGCCCAGATCCACGCCGGAGGGCGTGGAAAGGGCGGCGGCGTGAAACTGGCGAAAACCCCCGCCGAGGCGCGGGAGCATGCGAAGAAGATCCTCGGGATGACCCTGGTGACCCACCAGACGGGACCCCAGGGGAAGAAGGTGAAGCGGGTCCTGGTCGAGCAGGCCGGCAGGATCCAGCGGGAGCTCTACCTCGGAATGGTCATCGACCGGGGGCTTTCCCGGGTCGTGATGATGGCCTCCACCGAAGGCGGGATGGAGATCGAGACGGTCGCGGCGAAAACGCCCGGGAAGATCCTGAAGGAGTGGGTCGACCCGGCCGTGGGCCTCATGCCGTTCCAGGCGCGCAAGCTCGCCTTCGGCCTCGGGATCCCCGCGGCGCTTACGGGGAAGGCGGTCAAGCTCATGACCGGCCTCTACAAGGCGTTCGTCGCCACCGACTGCTCCCTCGCCGAGATCAACCCTCTCGTTCTGACCGAGGAAGGCGACATCGTCGCCCTCGACGCCAAGATGAACTTCGACGGCAACGGCCTGTTCCGCCACAAGGACATCGACGCGCTGCGGGACCTCGACGAGGAGGACCCGACCGAGACCGAGGCGGCCCGCTTCGGCCTCTCCTACATCAGCCTCGACGGCAACATCGGCTGCATGGTCAACGGCGCGGGGCTCGCGATGGCGACGATGGACATGATCAAGATTTGCGGCGGCTCCCCGGCGAACTTCCTCGACGTGGGCGGCGGCGCGACCGCCGAGGCGGTGACCAACGCCTTCCGGCTGATCCTGTCCGATTCGAAGGTGAAGGCGATCCTCGTGAACATCTTCGGCGGCATCATGAAGTGCGACGTGATCGCCGAGGGGGTCGTCACGGCCGCGAAGACCCTCGGGCTCACCGTCCCCCTCGTCGTCCGGCTCGAAGGGACGAACGTGAAAAGGGGGAAGGAGATCCTCGCGGCGTCGAAGCTGAACATCATTCCCGCGGCCGACATGGGCGACGCCGCGAAGAAAGTCGTACTGGCCGCCGCCGGCCAGGCGAACTAA
- a CDS encoding succinate--CoA ligase subunit alpha has translation MSIFINKDTKVLVQGITGSVGAFHTKQMLEYGTKIVGGVTPGKAGAKVEGVPVFNTVRDAVKATGANASVVYVPPGFAADAICEAFDAGLDIVICITEGIPILDMVKAKRFMEGKKTRLVGPNCPGVITPGECKIGIMPGYIHKPGTIGIVSKSGTLTYEAVHQVTSVGLGQSTCIGIGGDPINGTNFIDVLSAFQADPKTEAVIMIGEIGGTAEEEAAAFVKAKMTKPVVGFVAGQTAPKGKRMGHAGAIISGGKGTAAEKIEAFRAAGISVSETPSDMGKTLARRLGMKVN, from the coding sequence ATGAGCATCTTCATCAACAAGGACACCAAGGTTCTCGTCCAGGGGATCACCGGCTCCGTGGGGGCGTTCCACACGAAGCAGATGCTGGAGTACGGCACGAAGATCGTCGGCGGCGTGACCCCCGGCAAGGCGGGCGCCAAGGTCGAGGGCGTGCCCGTGTTCAACACCGTCCGCGACGCGGTCAAGGCGACCGGGGCCAACGCGTCGGTCGTCTACGTCCCGCCCGGGTTCGCGGCCGACGCGATCTGCGAGGCGTTCGACGCGGGGCTCGACATCGTCATCTGCATCACCGAGGGGATTCCCATCCTCGACATGGTGAAGGCGAAGCGGTTCATGGAAGGGAAGAAGACCCGGCTCGTCGGCCCGAACTGCCCCGGCGTCATCACGCCCGGGGAGTGCAAGATCGGGATCATGCCCGGCTACATCCACAAGCCGGGAACGATCGGCATCGTCTCCAAGTCGGGAACATTGACCTACGAGGCGGTCCACCAGGTGACCTCCGTCGGCCTCGGGCAGTCCACCTGCATCGGCATCGGGGGCGACCCGATCAACGGGACGAACTTCATCGACGTCCTTTCCGCGTTCCAGGCCGATCCGAAGACCGAGGCGGTCATCATGATCGGCGAGATCGGCGGCACGGCGGAGGAAGAGGCGGCCGCCTTCGTGAAGGCGAAGATGACCAAGCCGGTGGTCGGCTTCGTGGCGGGCCAGACCGCTCCCAAGGGGAAGCGGATGGGCCACGCGGGCGCGATCATCTCCGGCGGCAAGGGAACGGCGGCGGAGAAGATCGAGGCGTTCCGGGCGGCGGGGATCTCCGTGTCCGAGACACCCTCCGACATGGGAAAGACCCTCGCCCGGCGTCTCGGGATGAAGGTCAACTAA
- a CDS encoding tungsten formylmethanofuran dehydrogenase yields the protein MATEQAAEKIEATESSKVKISIIPRYCKGCEICVKLCPTQVLGMDMFKVKVVDIDKCTICMACELRCPDFAIFVEKK from the coding sequence ATGGCGACGGAACAGGCTGCGGAGAAGATCGAGGCGACCGAGAGTTCGAAGGTCAAGATCAGCATCATCCCGAGGTACTGCAAGGGGTGCGAGATCTGCGTCAAGCTGTGCCCGACGCAGGTGCTGGGGATGGACATGTTCAAGGTGAAGGTGGTGGACATCGACAAGTGCACGATCTGCATGGCGTGCGAGCTGCGGTGCCCCGACTTCGCCATCTTCGTCGAGAAGAAATAG
- a CDS encoding 2-oxoglutarate synthase subunit alpha: MGKIKLLQGNEACAEGAIYAGCTFFAGYPITPSTELAEFMSKTLPQIGGAFLQMEDEIGAMAAVIGGSLAGSKSLTATSGPGFSLKQENIGFAALTEIPCVILNVMRGGPSTGVPTGPGQSDIMQCKWGTHGDHPVICLTPAYVQEVFTETVRAFNLAEKYRTPVIIAYDEIVGHMRERIEIPDPGVLPVVNRTKPTCPPSEYLPYDDTKGDVPPMANFFEGYRYHVTGLNHGPDGFPVNASPRVHTDELRLIRKVEGNKADIVKFEETLLDDAEVAIFAYGVSGRSAKTAVEAARKEGIKAGLFRPLTMWPFPDEQVAAIASRVKAIIVPELSLGQIILEVERCAKGRCKVEGIFRVDGDPINPAQILAKVKEVM, translated from the coding sequence GTGGGCAAGATCAAGCTGCTCCAGGGGAACGAGGCGTGCGCCGAGGGCGCCATCTACGCGGGGTGCACCTTCTTCGCCGGCTACCCGATCACCCCTTCGACCGAGTTGGCCGAGTTCATGTCGAAGACCCTTCCTCAGATCGGCGGGGCGTTCCTGCAGATGGAGGACGAAATCGGCGCGATGGCCGCGGTGATCGGCGGGTCGCTGGCGGGATCGAAGTCCCTCACGGCGACCTCCGGCCCCGGCTTTTCGTTGAAACAGGAGAACATCGGGTTCGCGGCGCTGACCGAGATTCCGTGCGTGATCCTCAACGTCATGCGCGGCGGCCCGTCGACCGGCGTGCCGACCGGCCCGGGCCAGAGCGACATCATGCAGTGCAAGTGGGGGACGCACGGAGACCACCCGGTCATCTGCCTCACCCCCGCCTACGTGCAGGAGGTCTTCACCGAGACGGTCCGTGCGTTCAACCTCGCCGAGAAATATCGCACCCCGGTGATCATCGCCTACGACGAGATCGTCGGGCACATGCGGGAGCGGATCGAGATCCCCGACCCCGGCGTCCTGCCGGTCGTCAACCGCACCAAGCCGACCTGTCCCCCGTCCGAGTATCTTCCCTACGACGACACCAAGGGTGACGTCCCTCCGATGGCGAACTTCTTCGAGGGGTACCGGTACCACGTGACCGGCCTGAACCACGGTCCCGACGGGTTCCCCGTCAACGCCTCCCCGCGGGTCCACACCGACGAGCTGCGGCTGATCCGGAAGGTCGAGGGGAACAAGGCGGACATCGTCAAGTTCGAGGAGACCCTTCTCGACGACGCCGAGGTGGCGATCTTCGCCTACGGCGTCTCCGGCCGGTCCGCGAAAACGGCGGTCGAGGCGGCCCGGAAGGAAGGAATCAAGGCGGGGCTCTTCCGTCCGTTGACCATGTGGCCGTTTCCCGACGAGCAGGTCGCGGCGATCGCGTCCCGCGTCAAGGCGATCATCGTTCCGGAACTCTCTCTCGGCCAGATCATCCTCGAGGTGGAACGGTGCGCGAAGGGGCGCTGCAAGGTCGAGGGGATCTTCCGCGTCGACGGCGATCCGATCAACCCGGCACAGATTCTCGCCAAGGTAAAGGAGGTCATGTAG
- a CDS encoding 2-oxoacid:ferredoxin oxidoreductase subunit beta encodes MAFNYDQYIRGGKLPHIWCPGCTYGIVFKSLLRAVDSLKIPKDDVALVSGIGCASRLPGYVDFNTLHTTHGRALGFATGIKMAKPDKRVIVVSGDGDATAIGGNHFIHACRRNIDITLLVFNNYIYGMTGGQYSPTTPSGKIAATMPYGNIDPSFNIPELAKGAGASFVARGTAYHAAGLDRLIVEAMQHKGFSVVEIMNACPTTYGRRNKFKSPTDMLLWMKDTFLPAVAFDKLPPEKTAGKLPMGVLYKKEGRPEYCETYYGMVARLKQQKEGRA; translated from the coding sequence ATGGCGTTCAATTACGATCAGTACATCCGCGGCGGGAAGCTGCCCCACATCTGGTGCCCGGGGTGCACCTACGGGATCGTCTTCAAGTCGCTTCTTCGTGCCGTGGACTCCCTGAAGATCCCCAAGGACGACGTGGCCCTCGTGTCCGGCATCGGCTGCGCGTCCCGTCTTCCCGGCTACGTCGACTTCAACACGCTGCACACCACGCACGGCCGTGCGCTCGGGTTCGCCACGGGGATCAAGATGGCGAAGCCCGACAAGCGCGTCATCGTGGTCAGCGGCGACGGCGACGCCACCGCGATCGGCGGGAACCACTTCATCCACGCATGCCGCCGCAACATCGACATCACGCTGCTCGTGTTCAACAACTACATCTACGGGATGACGGGAGGCCAATACTCGCCGACCACGCCCTCCGGCAAGATCGCGGCCACGATGCCGTACGGCAACATCGACCCGTCGTTCAACATCCCCGAGCTGGCGAAGGGGGCGGGCGCGAGCTTCGTGGCCCGCGGAACCGCCTACCACGCGGCGGGGCTGGACAGGCTGATCGTCGAGGCGATGCAGCACAAGGGATTCTCCGTGGTCGAGATCATGAACGCATGCCCCACCACGTATGGCCGGCGGAACAAGTTCAAGAGCCCGACGGACATGCTCCTGTGGATGAAGGACACCTTCCTCCCGGCCGTCGCGTTCGACAAGCTGCCGCCGGAGAAGACGGCCGGGAAGCTTCCCATGGGCGTTCTCTACAAGAAGGAGGGGCGCCCCGAGTACTGCGAAACCTACTACGGCATGGTCGCGCGGCTGAAGCAGCAGAAAGAGGGGAGGGCGTAA
- a CDS encoding 2-oxoglutarate ferredoxin oxidoreductase subunit gamma (catalyzes the ferredoxin-dependent oxidative decarboxylation 2-oxoglutarate forming succinyl-CoA) yields the protein MSGRYEVRFSGSGGQGLILAGVIFAEAATIFDKKTAVQSQSYGPEARGGASKSEVIISDTAIDFPKATEIDLMLALTPEACLKYYKDIKPDGILLVDEDFVKETPKGTFKVIRLPIIRTASEEIGKSFVANIVALGAITAITGQVSIEAVEKAVLSRVPKGTEEMNKKALMAGYGLAKTKKN from the coding sequence ATGAGCGGAAGATACGAGGTACGGTTTTCCGGCTCCGGCGGGCAGGGGTTGATCCTGGCCGGGGTCATTTTCGCGGAGGCGGCGACGATCTTCGACAAGAAGACGGCCGTCCAGAGCCAGTCGTACGGCCCCGAGGCCCGCGGCGGGGCCTCCAAGTCGGAGGTCATCATCTCCGACACCGCGATCGACTTCCCCAAGGCGACCGAGATCGACCTGATGCTCGCCCTCACGCCCGAGGCGTGCCTGAAGTATTACAAGGACATCAAGCCGGACGGCATCCTGCTGGTCGACGAGGATTTCGTGAAAGAGACTCCCAAGGGGACGTTCAAGGTGATCCGGCTTCCCATCATCCGTACCGCGTCCGAGGAGATCGGGAAGTCGTTCGTCGCCAATATCGTCGCCCTGGGCGCCATCACCGCCATCACGGGGCAGGTGAGCATCGAGGCGGTGGAGAAGGCGGTTCTCTCCCGGGTTCCGAAGGGGACGGAAGAGATGAACAAGAAGGCGTTGATGGCGGGGTACGGCCTCGCCAAGACGAAGAAGAACTGA
- a CDS encoding nucleoside-diphosphate kinase encodes MEKRRTLSIVKPDGVRKGCVGEVIRRFEAAGIRVVAMRMLRLTKKEAEGFYAVHRERPFFGSLTDFMSSGPIVAMVLEGENVIVRNRQLMGATDPKKADRGTIRADLADNVERNIVHGSDAPETATTEIEYFFSALDIVS; translated from the coding sequence ATGGAAAAGCGGCGCACCCTGTCGATCGTGAAGCCCGACGGGGTCCGCAAGGGGTGCGTCGGCGAGGTGATCCGACGGTTCGAGGCTGCCGGGATCCGCGTCGTCGCGATGCGGATGCTCCGCCTCACGAAAAAGGAGGCGGAGGGATTCTACGCCGTCCACCGGGAGCGCCCCTTCTTCGGGTCCCTCACCGACTTCATGTCGTCCGGCCCGATCGTCGCGATGGTGCTTGAGGGTGAAAACGTCATCGTGCGCAACCGCCAGTTGATGGGAGCCACCGACCCGAAGAAGGCCGACCGTGGGACGATCCGGGCCGACCTGGCCGACAACGTGGAGCGGAACATCGTTCACGGCTCCGACGCTCCCGAGACGGCGACAACGGAAATCGAATATTTTTTCAGCGCGTTGGACATCGTAAGTTGA